One stretch of Synechococcus sp. HK05 DNA includes these proteins:
- a CDS encoding MAPEG family protein codes for MHSAFAWSLCLAAGVVVASLVPLGAARSQADFTVADLAAPRAMFDRLPEWGKRANWAHLNSFEAFALFAPAALLCLIAEVSSGAAIAAAWSYPALRLTYIAAYVANVPPLRSLCWAGAMTCTGVLYVAGITNLP; via the coding sequence ATGCATTCCGCCTTTGCCTGGTCGCTCTGTCTGGCCGCCGGTGTGGTGGTCGCCAGCCTGGTGCCCCTGGGCGCCGCCCGCTCCCAGGCCGACTTCACCGTGGCGGATCTAGCGGCACCGCGCGCCATGTTCGATCGCCTGCCGGAGTGGGGCAAACGCGCCAACTGGGCCCACCTCAACAGCTTTGAAGCGTTTGCGCTCTTCGCCCCGGCGGCGCTGCTCTGCCTGATCGCTGAGGTGAGCAGCGGAGCAGCGATTGCAGCGGCCTGGAGCTATCCCGCCCTGCGCCTGACCTACATCGCCGCCTATGTGGCCAACGTGCCGCCATTGCGCTCGCTGTGCTGGGCCGGGGCGATGACCTGCACGGGAGTCCTTTACGTCGCAGGAATCACAAACCTTCCATAA